Below is a genomic region from Petrotoga miotherma DSM 10691.
GCCAAAAGGAGTCCTTTTAGTAGGGGAACCAGGCACAGGTAAAACTTTACTTGCCAGAGCGGTGGCTGGAGAGGCAGGCGTACCATTTTTTTATATTAGTGGTTCTGATTTTGTTGAACTTTTTGTCGGAGTAGGAGCCGCAAGAGTTCGAGATCTTTTCAACCAAGCTAAGGCAAATGCACCTGCTATCATTTTTATTGACGAAATAGACGCAGTAGGTAGACAAAGGGGAGCAGGTCTGGGAGGAGGTCATGATGAAAGGGAGCAAACCCTTAACTCCATCTTAGTAGAAATGGATGGATTCGATCCAAGTATTGGAATAATAGTTATGGCAGCCACAAATAGGCCTGATGTTCTAGACAAAGCTTTGTTAAGACCAGGAAGATTCGATAAAAAAGTGGTGATTGATAGGCCAGATGCTGAAGGAAGAAAACAGATATTAAAGATTCACTTTAGAGGAAAGAAAATAGCACCGGATGTTGATTTAGATGTATTAGCTAGGGCTACTCCTGGATTTGTTGGAGCGGATTTAGAAAATTTAGTCAATGAAGCGGCGCTTTTGGCAGCCAGAAGTGGAGAAAAGTTCATTACAATGAAGGATTGTGAAGAAGCAATAGAGAGAGTTATAGCTGGTCCTGAGAGGAAAACGCGAGTACTTTCCAATCAAGAAAAAGAAGTTGTGGCGTATCATGAACTAGGTCATGCTATTTTAGGGACTATTTTACCAAATGCCAACCCTGTACACAAGGTAACGATTATTCCTCGAGGTTACGCAGCCTTAGGATATACCTTACAGTTACCATCCGAAGATAGATATCTGATGAATAAATCTGAAATACTCGACGATATTGTGGTAATGTTAGCTGGTAGAGCTTCAGAAGAAATAATATTTGATGAAATAACTAGTGGAGCAGAGAATGATCTAAAGCAAGCTTCAGAAATGGCCCGAAGGATGGTTGAAAGTTTTGGTATGAGCGAAAAAATTGGTCCTGTAGCTTGGGCTAGCGAAAGCGAGGAAACTTTTTTAGCACGTGAGTTATTTAGAGAAAAAAACTATTCGGATGAAACTGCAAAAGAAGTGGATTCTGAAATCAAACGAATAATTAACAGAAGTTATGAAAAGGCTAAATCTGTGCTGTTAGAGAACAGAGAGAAACTCGAACTCATTGCCCAATATCTTTTGAAAAAGGAAACTATCACAGGAAAAGAATTAAGAGAATTATTACAAAAAGATATGGATGATCTGAAAGAATATGTAGAAGGTTTTGGTGTAACTCCAACTCGGGAAGAAGAAAAGGTGGTAAATTATGAATACCTTTCTAGAGAAAATAATCCCATTGAAAGGAAGGGAATTTAATTATTCCTTTAAGGTTAAAGATGAAAGTTATTTATGGTCAGAAGATAAAGAAGTCATAAGTTTTCACGCTTTAAGCACCTCATCACTTTTAGAAGAAATACATAAATGCAGTTATAATATTATAAAAGATCTATTGGAAAAAGATCAAATTTCTGTAATTTCACATAGTTGTATAGATCATCTGTCCTCTACCCCTTATTCTTTTAAGGTATTTATTAAATTAAAAATAACTGATATAACATACAACAAAGTGCATTTTCAGGGAGAAGCTTTTGATGAAATCAACAAAATTGCAACTTTTGAACTAACCAGGAACATCATTTCAAAAAAGATCTTAAGAAAAAATTTAAATCACAAAATGGAGAGCATCAATTTATCGGGACAAATGCCCGAGCGTTACACATAAAGATGAGTCATTGTTGAAGGCATTAACAAAAAAATATCCCAAAGGGGGGAAAGAAAAGTGGCAAAAAGAAGTATTATGATAGTAGAAGACGATCCGGCGATCTCTGAAATGTTATCTTTGAACTTGACTAAAGAAGGTTACGAAGTAATAACGGCTGTGTCTGCTGATGAGGCCTTAAAGAAATTAGAGGAAAAAGATACCGACTTTTTCATTGTAGATATTATGTTACCAGGCTCAATGGATGGATTTGATTTAATCAGAATCTTGAAATCTAGTGAGGATTACCGAAATACGCCTGTGCTCATATTGAGTGCGAAAGATGATGCTGCGGATAAAGTTGCGGGGTTAGAACTCGGTAGTGATGATTATGTAACTAAACCTTTTAATGTAAGAGAACTAATTGCAAGAATTAAAAGCATATTTAGAAGACAAGCTGCATCCGCTCAAATGAAAGAAGAAGGGCCCAAAAAAATTACAGCCAAGGATTTAATTATCGACACTGAAAGATTAGAAGTTTGGGTAGGAGGCAAACCAGTTAGTCTTACCCCACTAGAGTTTGACTTACTAGTTTTTCTTGCTAAAAATGAAGGAAAGGTCTTTAGTAGAGATGTATTGTTGGATAAATTGTGGGGGTATGACTACTACGGAGATACAAGAACTGTAGATGTTCATATCAGAAGATTGAGAACAAAAATTGAAGAAGATCCTTCCAACCCAAAATACATAATTACAGTCAGAGGAAAAGGATACAAATTCAGAGATCCTGGAAAGGAAAGAAACTACTAAATATTCAACGGCAGAGGATATTACCTCTGCCTTTTTTCCAAGTATATTTTTTAAATAAACTAGGTGAAAAATATTGGTCAATATATATGCTATTATTATTTTATTGCTTATTATCACAAATATTTTATTTATATATGCTTATTCAAAAAAGAGAAAGGAAGGAAATGCTCATCGACGGTTTAAAAATGAAATTGCAAAAAATATAAATATAAACATAAAAAATCCTGTTGATGATTTTCTTTTACATCAATTAAATTCATATATTAAAAATCTAGAAGAAAAATACAAATCCGAAAAATACAAAAGAAGAAACATATTTTCAATTTTAGATAACCTTTCTGAAGGAATAATATTAGTATCCTTTAATCAAAATGAAATCATCAGGGTAGACTTTGCAAATTCTTTTGCCAAAAATATTTTCACAACAGAAAATTTTGTGGGTAGGTCATTAACAGAGGTAATTGATAATCATAATCTCATTGAATTGACTTTAAAAAGTTTTAAAACTAATAAAGAAATGGAAGAAGAGACTTCATTCTATTATCCCGAAAAAAAATACTTCAGATGTCAAGTTAAATCAATAAATGTTGAAAACTACAGAGTTATTATTTTGCTAGATATCACGAAAGAAAAAAATTTAGAAGATCTAAGAAGAGAATTCTTAACAATCATGTCTCATGAAATGCGGACACCCTTATCTGTTATAAGCGGGTATTTAGAAACGATATTGCACGAACCTAATTTAAACGAAGAAATTTACCAACCATTAAAAAAAATAGAAGAAGAAATTTC
It encodes:
- the ftsH gene encoding ATP-dependent zinc metalloprotease FtsH, with amino-acid sequence MQNKRNQPRVFWLLLIYITIGIFIYVGVNSLIGTQDVSKIEYSELVQMLEDKKIVSLEIEDSGYARARDQAGLYYETYAPNLLSDQQYVYGLANQGIEIKYVRSLENSWWISILTFLLPVFLLIFLFTFLFRSSAGGANQGMNFIKSPAKKYDSKKTRTTFNDVAGVKEAKEELTDVVKFLKDPKVFNRLGARMPKGVLLVGEPGTGKTLLARAVAGEAGVPFFYISGSDFVELFVGVGAARVRDLFNQAKANAPAIIFIDEIDAVGRQRGAGLGGGHDEREQTLNSILVEMDGFDPSIGIIVMAATNRPDVLDKALLRPGRFDKKVVIDRPDAEGRKQILKIHFRGKKIAPDVDLDVLARATPGFVGADLENLVNEAALLAARSGEKFITMKDCEEAIERVIAGPERKTRVLSNQEKEVVAYHELGHAILGTILPNANPVHKVTIIPRGYAALGYTLQLPSEDRYLMNKSEILDDIVVMLAGRASEEIIFDEITSGAENDLKQASEMARRMVESFGMSEKIGPVAWASESEETFLARELFREKNYSDETAKEVDSEIKRIINRSYEKAKSVLLENREKLELIAQYLLKKETITGKELRELLQKDMDDLKEYVEGFGVTPTREEEKVVNYEYLSRENNPIERKGI
- a CDS encoding thioesterase family protein, which gives rise to MNTFLEKIIPLKGREFNYSFKVKDESYLWSEDKEVISFHALSTSSLLEEIHKCSYNIIKDLLEKDQISVISHSCIDHLSSTPYSFKVFIKLKITDITYNKVHFQGEAFDEINKIATFELTRNIISKKILRKNLNHKMESINLSGQMPERYT
- a CDS encoding response regulator transcription factor, encoding MAKRSIMIVEDDPAISEMLSLNLTKEGYEVITAVSADEALKKLEEKDTDFFIVDIMLPGSMDGFDLIRILKSSEDYRNTPVLILSAKDDAADKVAGLELGSDDYVTKPFNVRELIARIKSIFRRQAASAQMKEEGPKKITAKDLIIDTERLEVWVGGKPVSLTPLEFDLLVFLAKNEGKVFSRDVLLDKLWGYDYYGDTRTVDVHIRRLRTKIEEDPSNPKYIITVRGKGYKFRDPGKERNY
- a CDS encoding sensor histidine kinase, with the protein product MVNIYAIIILLLIITNILFIYAYSKKRKEGNAHRRFKNEIAKNININIKNPVDDFLLHQLNSYIKNLEEKYKSEKYKRRNIFSILDNLSEGIILVSFNQNEIIRVDFANSFAKNIFTTENFVGRSLTEVIDNHNLIELTLKSFKTNKEMEEETSFYYPEKKYFRCQVKSINVENYRVIILLDITKEKNLEDLRREFLTIMSHEMRTPLSVISGYLETILHEPNLNEEIYQPLKKIEEEISRLTRMFNDLLDIERLEKNIGEEKRFVYFNFSNTVKRAFDFFKIVANKMSLEFEEQIEDDLYVFGNEDRLLQVVYNILDNSFKFTALKEKGEKKVWLRLYKKDKTIILEIEDTGIGIPSKELKRIFHLFYRVDKSRSRQVPGLGIGLYIVKKVLENHNARIYLDSEENNGTLFQVILPVKTNIET